The following coding sequences are from one Onychomys torridus chromosome 14, mOncTor1.1, whole genome shotgun sequence window:
- the LOC118595117 gene encoding tumor necrosis factor alpha-induced protein 8-like — protein sequence MTPAARCWMGSRRYPRECTQNKKEMERVIKNLIKMVIKLAVLHRNNQFNQDELALMEKFKKKVLQLAMMVVCFHLVEYTFDRNMLSRLLNECQELLHDIIQRHLTVSQAVNNVFHHFSDCGFLAALYNLFGKFKPHL from the coding sequence ATGACACCAGCAGCGAGGTGCTGGATGGGCTCTAGAAGGTATCCAAGGGAGTGCACCCAAAAcaagaaggagatggagagggtcaTCAAGAACCTCATCAAGATGGTCATCAAGCTGGCCGTTCTCCACAGGAACAATCAGTTCAATCAAGATGAGTTGGCACTGATGGAGAAGTTCAAGAAGAAGGTTCTCCAGCTTGCCATGATGGTGGTCTGCTTCCACCTTGTGGAATACACCTTTGACCGCAACATGCTGTCCAGGCTGCTGAATGAGTGTCAAGAGCTTTTGCATGACATCATTCAGCGCCACCTCACTGTCTCACAGGCTGTTAATAATGTCTTTCATCATTTTTCAGACTGTGGTTTTTTGGCTGCCTTGTATAATCTCTTTGGAAAATTTAAACCTCACTTATAG